Proteins from one bacterium genomic window:
- a CDS encoding glycosyltransferase family 39 protein, producing the protein MVLTAFALRLAAMSLLHSYRFPSIHDHYLFGTEMGRIARSLVSGGGFGSPLHGHTGPTAMVGPIYPFVVAAAFEVWGTYTTASAMSLLTLNALLSAITAAVIYLIGRRAFDKRTGTWAGWIWTVFPFAVYWPIVWVWDTSLSTLLFALVLLATLRLAQSMRTADGARYGVLWGVAVLANTTFLPLLPAFLGWLCWRQSRCGQSWGRPAAAVAVAFAIVLTPWIVRNQVVFGRVLLRSNLGLELALGNSPGRDDPAAWQRIHPAVNPAEMARYRTLGELRYMAEKRRQALDFITRHPALFARRTATHVLYFWFGAGMPARVIRFPEVLFGLPAFVAIPGLWLAIARRSPAAFPFTAVVALFPLVYYVTHPDLRFRHLIEPELMVLAAYGAGTIRRNRRTGAREDRPGPATGPGEAT; encoded by the coding sequence ATGGTGCTCACGGCGTTCGCCCTTCGTCTGGCGGCCATGTCTTTGTTGCACAGCTATCGGTTCCCGTCGATTCATGACCACTATCTCTTCGGCACCGAAATGGGACGCATCGCCCGCTCGCTGGTTTCGGGCGGTGGCTTCGGGTCACCGCTGCACGGGCATACCGGACCGACGGCAATGGTGGGCCCGATCTACCCGTTTGTCGTGGCGGCGGCCTTTGAAGTATGGGGTACCTATACAACCGCCTCCGCGATGTCCTTGTTGACCCTGAATGCGCTCCTGTCGGCGATTACGGCGGCGGTCATCTACCTGATCGGCCGGCGGGCGTTCGACAAGAGAACCGGTACCTGGGCTGGGTGGATTTGGACGGTGTTTCCATTTGCCGTCTACTGGCCGATCGTATGGGTTTGGGATACCAGCCTGTCAACGTTGCTGTTCGCCCTCGTCCTTCTTGCGACGCTGCGCCTCGCGCAATCTATGCGCACGGCCGACGGAGCACGGTACGGCGTGCTGTGGGGCGTCGCGGTCCTGGCCAACACGACCTTCCTCCCCCTGCTGCCCGCATTCCTGGGGTGGTTGTGCTGGCGGCAGAGCCGCTGCGGCCAGTCCTGGGGCCGTCCGGCGGCCGCCGTGGCCGTTGCGTTCGCAATCGTGCTCACCCCCTGGATCGTCCGTAACCAGGTGGTATTCGGACGCGTGCTCCTGCGCTCCAACCTTGGGCTGGAGCTGGCACTCGGCAACTCACCCGGTAGAGACGACCCCGCGGCATGGCAGCGGATCCATCCTGCGGTCAACCCCGCCGAAATGGCGCGGTACCGGACGCTCGGCGAACTTCGCTACATGGCCGAAAAGCGGCGCCAGGCACTGGACTTCATCACACGACACCCCGCACTCTTCGCCCGCCGCACCGCGACGCATGTTCTGTACTTCTGGTTCGGCGCGGGCATGCCCGCCCGCGTGATTCGCTTCCCCGAAGTGTTGTTCGGACTCCCCGCATTCGTCGCGATCCCGGGACTGTGGCTCGCGATCGCGCGGCGGTCTCCGGCGGCCTTCCCGTTCACCGCTGTCGTCGCTCTGTTCCCGCTCGTTTATTACGTCACGCATCCGGACCTGCGGTTTCGCCACCTGATTGAGCCGGAACTGATGGTCCTGGCGGCGTACGGCGCAGGCACAATCCGGCGCAACCGGCGAACCGGCGCCCGAGAGGACCGCCCCGGTCCTGCGACGGGCCCGGGGGAAGCGACCTAG
- a CDS encoding P-loop NTPase, giving the protein MQRLVESAVLKHPGARVVAEVVKADELEDVIAHRGPQLVFLATNLGDASGFELAARISRRHPGIYIILVSSHAVSPDDLRQAMRAGARDCLSTPLDEAAVLRVLAEAGELDNVGGARRGLVLAVLSSKGGVGKTTVAVNLAIALKGLQDGRVALVDGDLYFGDVAALMNIRPERTIREMSQALSVEIAERFLNRHESGVEVLAAPLRTELAEEVPPERFRETLNVLQALYSVVVVDVSVSSFEAMLAALEVADLAVELTTLDVVCLKDTSQMHEMLTQLRFPIQNLLLVGNAVDERHSLPRRDVEKALGMKFVALLPRDDRVIASANSGMPLIMTDPETPFAQQIRALAKTVMAYIGRVDRVTA; this is encoded by the coding sequence GTGCAGCGCTTGGTCGAAAGCGCGGTCTTGAAGCACCCCGGCGCCCGCGTGGTGGCGGAGGTCGTCAAGGCCGACGAGCTCGAGGATGTGATTGCGCACCGCGGGCCGCAGCTGGTGTTCCTGGCAACGAACCTCGGGGACGCGAGTGGATTCGAACTGGCCGCGAGGATATCGCGGCGCCATCCAGGCATCTACATCATTCTGGTATCGTCTCACGCGGTCTCGCCGGATGACCTTCGCCAGGCGATGCGGGCCGGGGCGCGGGATTGCCTCAGCACGCCCTTGGACGAAGCCGCGGTCTTGCGCGTGCTCGCCGAGGCGGGCGAATTGGACAACGTGGGTGGCGCGCGCCGCGGGTTGGTCCTCGCCGTATTGTCGAGCAAGGGTGGCGTCGGGAAGACCACCGTCGCGGTCAACCTCGCGATCGCTCTAAAGGGGCTGCAGGACGGCCGGGTGGCCCTGGTCGACGGCGACCTGTACTTTGGCGACGTGGCGGCGCTGATGAACATCCGTCCCGAGCGCACGATTCGCGAGATGAGTCAGGCGCTTTCTGTGGAGATCGCCGAGCGATTCCTCAACCGGCATGAGAGCGGGGTCGAGGTGCTGGCGGCACCCCTCCGGACCGAGTTGGCGGAAGAGGTGCCGCCGGAGCGTTTTCGCGAGACGCTCAACGTCCTCCAGGCACTGTACAGCGTCGTCGTCGTCGATGTCAGCGTGTCGTCGTTCGAGGCGATGCTCGCAGCCCTGGAAGTGGCCGATCTGGCGGTCGAGCTCACCACGCTGGATGTGGTGTGCCTCAAGGACACAAGCCAAATGCACGAAATGCTGACGCAGCTGCGGTTCCCCATACAGAATTTGCTGCTGGTCGGGAATGCCGTCGACGAGCGGCATTCCCTGCCCCGGCGCGACGTAGAGAAGGCGCTCGGGATGAAGTTCGTGGCGCTGCTACCGCGGGATGATCGGGTGATCGCATCCGCCAACAGCGGCATGCCGCTGATCATGACCGACCCCGAGACGCCGTTTGCCCAGCAGATTCGTGCGCTTGCCAAGACCGTGATGGCATACATCGGGAGAGTGGATCGTGTCACTGCGTAG
- a CDS encoding type II secretion system F family protein, with the protein MIPIAIAVLVFGTVLLATVALLQRSPERQLVAERLRELGAQGMPRESTLALPFTARALGPILQSVARLAARLTPAGSLAAVRANLLRAGNRTTDPVVWIAWKWLRAGALGIVVLVLTRHAPVGTPVLFAIVAGALGYAWSEFSLRRTILRRQARIVRELPETLDLLTVTVEAGLGLDQALETVSSRRRGPISDEIKVYLDEVGLGSDRQAAMKAIGSRTGVEDLVSFTSTLVRAMEFGVNIAQVLRVQSEDARTRRRQRIEERAYKAPVKMLFPLIFLILPALFVVVAGPGFVRIYTQFMSSGGPGFGAPAPGR; encoded by the coding sequence ATGATCCCGATCGCGATCGCAGTGCTGGTCTTTGGCACGGTGCTTCTTGCCACCGTCGCGCTGCTGCAGCGGTCGCCGGAGCGGCAATTGGTCGCGGAGCGGCTGAGGGAACTCGGTGCGCAAGGGATGCCCCGGGAATCGACGCTTGCGCTGCCCTTCACAGCGCGGGCGCTCGGCCCCATCTTACAGTCCGTCGCCAGGCTGGCGGCCAGACTGACGCCGGCCGGATCCTTGGCCGCTGTGCGGGCCAACCTCCTGCGCGCGGGCAACCGTACGACCGATCCCGTGGTCTGGATCGCCTGGAAGTGGTTGCGCGCGGGCGCGCTGGGCATCGTGGTGCTCGTGCTCACCAGGCACGCCCCCGTCGGGACGCCCGTGCTGTTTGCGATCGTCGCCGGGGCGCTCGGGTACGCGTGGTCCGAATTCTCCCTTCGCCGCACCATCCTGCGCCGCCAGGCCCGGATTGTACGGGAACTGCCGGAAACGCTCGATCTGTTGACCGTGACGGTGGAGGCAGGTCTTGGTCTCGATCAGGCGCTCGAGACCGTGTCGTCCCGGCGGCGCGGGCCGATCAGCGACGAGATCAAGGTGTACTTGGACGAAGTCGGCCTCGGCAGCGACCGTCAGGCGGCGATGAAGGCCATCGGAAGCCGCACCGGGGTGGAGGACCTCGTGTCGTTTACGTCCACCCTGGTACGGGCCATGGAGTTCGGGGTCAACATCGCCCAGGTGCTGCGCGTTCAGTCCGAAGACGCGCGGACGCGCCGGCGCCAGCGGATTGAAGAGCGCGCCTACAAAGCGCCCGTGAAAATGCTGTTCCCGCTTATTTTCCTGATCCTGCCGGCCCTCTTCGTCGTGGTGGCGGGTCCGGGGTTTGTCAGAATCTATACTCAATTCATGAGCTCGGGCGGACCCGGTTTTGGGGCGCCGGCGCCCGGACGGTAG
- the cpaB gene encoding Flp pilus assembly protein CpaB: MTNRRWVVPALAIILALVTTAVVVGYLQSLQHRTAVAPAVPMEDVVVATHPIPTRHIIAGGDLKVTQVPASGRHPRALHAVVEGVNRVAVTEIFEGEQVITDMLAPADVGASLSYVVPKGMRAVTIAVNEVADVAGFVAPGDRVDIVGTVVAGGNPETSRIFLQNVLVLAGAQQADQKPGQPAKVTTSVTVALTPEQVEMLTAIDNSGRVRLALRPAGVSGTVQTRGQTTLSALNGQGVPAPVVAAPAARPIPVVIRVTGPAPAPSQNIEIWRGGQKETVHF, from the coding sequence ATGACGAATCGTAGATGGGTCGTACCTGCACTCGCAATCATTCTGGCGCTTGTCACGACGGCCGTGGTGGTCGGCTACCTGCAGTCGCTACAGCACCGCACCGCGGTTGCGCCGGCCGTGCCGATGGAGGACGTCGTGGTCGCCACGCATCCCATTCCCACGCGTCACATCATCGCCGGCGGCGACCTTAAGGTGACCCAGGTTCCCGCGTCCGGCCGGCACCCCCGGGCGCTTCATGCCGTCGTCGAAGGCGTGAACCGGGTCGCCGTGACCGAGATCTTCGAAGGTGAACAGGTGATCACGGACATGCTGGCTCCGGCGGACGTCGGGGCGAGCCTGTCGTACGTCGTCCCGAAGGGCATGCGGGCGGTCACGATCGCAGTGAACGAGGTCGCGGACGTGGCCGGATTTGTCGCGCCCGGAGACCGAGTCGATATCGTGGGCACCGTCGTCGCGGGAGGCAACCCTGAGACGTCTCGAATCTTCCTGCAAAACGTGCTCGTGCTGGCAGGCGCGCAGCAGGCGGATCAAAAGCCCGGACAGCCCGCCAAGGTCACGACCTCGGTGACGGTGGCGCTCACCCCCGAACAGGTGGAGATGCTCACGGCGATCGACAACAGCGGAAGGGTGCGTCTTGCCCTTCGGCCGGCCGGCGTGAGCGGCACTGTGCAAACCCGGGGTCAGACGACTCTGAGCGCTCTGAACGGGCAGGGCGTCCCTGCGCCCGTGGTCGCCGCGCCGGCGGCTCGTCCCATCCCCGTTGTCATCCGGGTGACCGGGCCGGCGCCTGCGCCGAGTCAGAACATCGAAATCTGGCGGGGCGGCCAGAAGGAAACGGTGCACTTCTAA
- a CDS encoding CpaF family protein: protein MSLRRRLDEVSERGWSEPYQALKNDVHRRLVEDLGRRGTSWTREEVEREVGRILDSGTELLTRVDRAKLISDIVDEAMGYGPIEPLVRDAGITEIMVNGPNVVFAEQAGKIFPTAIRFRDDQHVMRIIEKIVSEVGRRIDEAQPYVDARLPDGSRVNAIIPPLALNGPCLTIRKFARDPYVAEDLINFGTMTAEMAQVLRAAVAAKMNVVVSGGTGAGKTTLLNVLSMFIPPTERIITIEDAAELQLKHEHWVRLETRPPNIEGRGQVTTRDLVRNALRMRPDRIIVGEVRGGEALDMLQALNTGHEGSLTTVHANSPRDGLARIETMVLMAGVELPTRAIREQVSSAIHVVVHVSRYIDGVRRVAKVSEVTGMEGDIITMQDIALFVQEGIGPDGRVLGQHTFTGIRPRFYDRLKPAGVELPLSIFLR from the coding sequence GTGTCACTGCGTAGGCGGCTCGACGAGGTCAGCGAGCGCGGGTGGTCGGAACCCTATCAGGCGTTGAAGAACGACGTCCACCGGCGCCTCGTCGAGGATCTTGGACGCCGCGGCACGAGCTGGACGCGCGAGGAAGTCGAGCGGGAGGTGGGCCGGATCCTCGACTCGGGGACCGAGCTTCTTACGCGGGTGGACCGCGCGAAGCTCATCAGCGACATCGTCGACGAAGCGATGGGCTACGGACCGATCGAGCCTCTGGTCCGCGACGCCGGCATTACCGAAATCATGGTCAACGGACCCAACGTCGTATTTGCCGAGCAGGCCGGCAAGATTTTCCCGACCGCGATCCGGTTCCGCGACGACCAGCACGTCATGCGTATCATCGAAAAGATCGTCTCCGAGGTGGGCCGCCGGATCGATGAGGCGCAGCCCTACGTTGACGCGCGGCTGCCCGACGGCTCACGGGTGAACGCCATCATTCCGCCGCTGGCCCTCAACGGGCCGTGTCTGACCATCCGGAAGTTCGCCCGTGATCCCTACGTCGCCGAGGATCTCATCAACTTCGGGACGATGACGGCCGAGATGGCCCAGGTGCTGCGCGCCGCCGTCGCCGCGAAGATGAACGTCGTCGTGAGTGGGGGCACCGGCGCCGGCAAGACGACCCTCCTCAACGTGCTCAGCATGTTCATTCCGCCGACGGAGCGCATCATCACGATCGAGGACGCGGCCGAACTCCAGCTGAAGCATGAGCACTGGGTGCGTCTGGAGACCCGGCCGCCGAATATCGAAGGACGAGGGCAGGTCACGACGCGGGATCTGGTGCGGAACGCCCTCCGGATGCGTCCAGACCGGATCATCGTCGGCGAGGTCCGGGGCGGCGAGGCGCTCGACATGCTGCAGGCGCTGAACACCGGCCACGAGGGCAGCCTGACCACCGTGCACGCGAACTCGCCGCGGGATGGGCTCGCGCGTATCGAAACGATGGTCCTGATGGCGGGAGTCGAACTGCCGACGCGGGCAATTCGGGAACAGGTCTCGTCGGCCATCCACGTCGTCGTGCATGTGTCGCGCTACATCGACGGCGTCCGCCGGGTGGCCAAGGTCTCCGAAGTCACCGGGATGGAAGGCGACATCATTACGATGCAGGACATTGCGCTCTTTGTTCAGGAGGGCATCGGACCTGACGGCCGGGTGCTCGGTCAGCATACCTTTACCGGCATCCGGCCCCGGTTCTACGATCGGTTGAAGCCGGCCGGCGTCGAGCTCCCCTTGTCCATATTCCTACGCTGA
- a CDS encoding type II secretion system F family protein, with protein MWLTAILVFVTVLLIAQLVLVRLMTPRFAAAERLSGFVRPMHGGAAAAGTSRWSEIPSIDRAMAGWNLGRHLERLLDAADAPIKPFEFLLIAVVSGLVAAVIGLVAARDSLIVVPAAAAGVGVPFLWLLLKRNRRRDAFTRQLPDALQALAGALRVGLGLNQGMAMVASDHPYPISAEFARAQREMNLGLGTEQVLLNMAARVRSDDFDLAVAGILTNRQVGGNLAELLDQVTATLRERVKLKNFIRVLTSQQRISSVIVVAIPPILMVVLLVGMREYSSYLVTTRIGHIMLAISVVMQLLGIYFIRRIGAIEV; from the coding sequence ATGTGGCTGACCGCGATACTGGTATTCGTGACGGTCCTGCTGATAGCGCAACTGGTATTGGTGCGCTTGATGACGCCGCGCTTTGCGGCCGCCGAGCGCCTGAGTGGTTTCGTGCGTCCGATGCACGGCGGAGCGGCGGCCGCCGGTACCAGCCGCTGGAGCGAAATCCCGTCGATCGACCGCGCGATGGCGGGGTGGAACCTTGGACGCCACTTGGAACGTCTGCTCGACGCGGCCGATGCGCCGATCAAACCTTTCGAGTTTCTCCTGATCGCCGTGGTGAGCGGTCTGGTGGCGGCCGTCATCGGCCTCGTCGCGGCCCGCGACAGTCTCATCGTCGTACCGGCGGCGGCTGCGGGCGTCGGGGTGCCGTTTTTGTGGCTGCTCCTCAAGCGAAACCGGCGCCGCGACGCGTTCACCCGGCAACTCCCGGACGCGCTGCAGGCGCTTGCCGGGGCGCTTCGCGTCGGCCTCGGGCTCAACCAGGGGATGGCGATGGTGGCGTCCGATCATCCTTATCCGATCTCGGCTGAGTTCGCGCGGGCGCAGCGCGAAATGAACCTCGGGCTCGGCACCGAGCAAGTTTTGTTGAACATGGCGGCGCGGGTCCGCAGCGACGATTTCGACCTGGCCGTTGCCGGCATCTTGACCAACCGGCAGGTCGGGGGCAACCTGGCGGAGCTTTTGGATCAGGTAACCGCGACGCTCCGTGAGCGCGTGAAGCTGAAGAACTTTATTCGGGTGCTCACCTCCCAGCAGCGTATCTCGTCCGTGATTGTTGTTGCGATTCCCCCCATCCTGATGGTCGTTCTGCTCGTCGGCATGCGCGAGTACTCGAGCTACCTGGTGACCACGCGGATCGGCCACATCATGCTGGCTATCTCGGTCGTGATGCAGCTGCTCGGTATTTACTTCATCCGGCGCATCGGCGCCATCGAGGTCTGA
- a CDS encoding DUF5658 family protein, with the protein MHGHKHNAPSCAGKTLVGTTGMPGAAREKYVVDASKERRARDRALVRSFRVLASSGRLWTLFGLLVVLQAMDLATTYLALARGAHEANPILRDFLFTPALPVLKALALAFLAALIVRSANWGRPAPVRLLAVTRLIVVIYIGIVANNALLILRVR; encoded by the coding sequence ATGCACGGCCACAAGCATAACGCACCCTCGTGCGCCGGTAAAACACTGGTGGGGACGACAGGTATGCCGGGTGCGGCGCGGGAAAAATACGTTGTGGATGCTTCGAAGGAACGCCGTGCAAGAGATCGGGCCCTTGTCCGGTCTTTCCGCGTGCTCGCGTCGTCCGGACGGCTTTGGACGCTGTTCGGGCTTCTCGTGGTTCTTCAGGCGATGGATCTTGCGACAACGTACTTGGCGTTGGCACGCGGCGCCCACGAAGCCAATCCCATCTTGCGCGATTTCCTGTTTACACCTGCGCTCCCGGTCCTCAAGGCGCTGGCGCTTGCGTTCTTGGCAGCACTCATCGTGCGCAGCGCGAATTGGGGGCGGCCGGCTCCCGTACGTCTTCTCGCGGTCACTCGATTGATCGTCGTGATCTACATCGGGATTGTCGCGAACAACGCCCTCTTGATCCTTCGCGTTCGCTGA
- a CDS encoding TadE family protein, which produces MMKSERGQFALEIALLTPLLLILAFLTFEFGRVFGSWVIMTNAAREGARLGIMQTWCAPGTACTTSDNAITQRVQTTAQLLTVQTGTPCTVSGNSSSAPATSASLPSGQTSCVAVVRYVDGATGDHILQVWAIYQVQTLLPVTGAIPFVGTLGYPTTLSVTGLSNVRSLQ; this is translated from the coding sequence ATGATGAAGAGCGAGCGGGGTCAGTTTGCTCTTGAGATCGCCCTGCTGACGCCGTTGCTCTTGATCCTGGCGTTCCTGACGTTTGAGTTCGGGCGCGTGTTCGGCTCGTGGGTGATCATGACGAACGCGGCCCGTGAAGGGGCGCGATTGGGAATCATGCAGACGTGGTGCGCGCCGGGTACGGCCTGCACCACGTCCGATAACGCGATCACCCAGCGCGTCCAAACCACGGCCCAGCTCTTGACGGTGCAGACAGGCACCCCCTGCACGGTCTCGGGCAACTCGTCCTCCGCGCCGGCGACAAGCGCGTCGCTGCCGTCCGGCCAGACATCGTGCGTTGCGGTTGTGCGGTACGTCGACGGGGCCACGGGTGATCATATCTTGCAGGTGTGGGCGATCTACCAAGTCCAGACGCTCCTGCCGGTGACGGGTGCGATACCATTTGTTGGAACACTCGGTTACCCGACCACGTTGTCGGTCACGGGGCTCTCGAACGTGAGGTCTCTACAGTAA